The genomic region TGCCGGCGCTGACCCTGACCCTGGTGGTCACTGCCCATATGATGCGGATGACACGGGCGGCTCTCATCAACCTGCTGGCCAGTCCCTATATCGAAATGGCGCGGCTAAAGGGCATGAGCCCGATGCGGGTGATCCTGCGGCATGCGCTGCCCAATGCGCTGGCCCCGATCATCAATGTGGTGGCGCTGAACCTGGCCTATCTGATCACCGGCGTGGTGGTGGTCGAGGTGGTGTTTGTCTATCCCGGTCTTGGCCAGTTGATGGTCGACAGCGTGTCGCGTCGCGACATTCCCGTAGTGCAGGCGGTGGCGCTGATCTTTGCCTCTGCTTATGTGCTGCTTAATCTCACTGCCGATGTGCTTTCGACCCTGTCGAATCCGCGGCTGATGCACCGGCGCTGAGGGGAAAACCATGAGCATTCTGATTTCGATATTCTGGTTCGCAGTGGCTGTGGTTGGCGCCATGGCGCTTGGCTGGCTGTTCCGGGCCTTTGTGGTTGCGGTTTCACCGCAGCGGCAGGCGCAAGATATGCGCAAAGCGCCGCTGACCGCCAGCTTTGGCCTGCTGGTCATTCTTGTCTATGTGCTGGTTGCTGCGCTGGCACCGGTTATCGCACCATTTGGCGAAAGCGAAGTGGTGGGCGGCGAGTTCCTGCCCTGGGATTCGACCTATCTGTTGGGCACCGACAATCTGGGGCGCGATATGCTGACCCGGATGATATATGGCGCCCGCAATACTGTCGGCATTGCCTTTACCATTACTGCGCTGGCGTTTTTCGTGGGCACGGTTCTGGGCCTGCTGGCGGCAGTCGTTGGCGGCTGGCTTGACCAAGTGCTGAGCCGGTCCGTCGATGTGCTGATGGCAATCCCGTCGCTGATCTTTTCGCTGCTGTTGCTGACGATCTTTGGCACCTCGGTGCTGTCGCTGGTGCTGGTTATTGCCACGGTCGATGCCACCCGGGTCTTTCGTCTGGCGCGATCGGTGGCGCAGGGCATTGTGGTGATGGACTATATCGAGGCGGCGCGGTTGCGCGGCGAAGGCAAATGGTGGTTGATCACCCGCGAGATCCTGCCCAATGCGATGGCACCTCTGGTGGCTGAATTCGGGCTGCGGTTCTGCTTTGTCTTTCTGGCCATCTCGGGGCTGTCGTTCCTGGGTCTGGGGATCCAGCCGCCCACCGCTGACTGGGGTGGCATGGTGCGTGACAACGCAACACTGATCACCTTTGGCGACCTCACACCGTTCTTGCCGGCTGGCGCGATTGCGCTGTTGACTGTGGCGGTCAATTTTGTGGTCGATTGGCAGCTACATAAATCCAGCGGATTGAAGGAATAAACCATGGCGGATCAAGACAACACAGAAAACCGCCTGCTGACCATCCGCAATCTGTGGATTGAAGGGCAAAGCGAAGACAAGTGGTCACCGATCATCAAAGGTGTGGATCTGGACCTGAACCGGGGCGAAGTGCTGGGGTTGATCGGGGAATCCGGGGCAGGTAAGTCCACTCTTGGTCTGGCGGCGATGGGCTTTACCCGCGATGGCTGCCGCATCAGCGACGGCACTGTCGAATTCGACGGCATTGACCTGCGCCATGCTGCGCCGGGAGAGCGGCGCGGCTTGCTGGGCAAGCGTATCGCCTATGTGGCGCAATCCGCGGCGGCCAGTTTCAACCCGGCCCACAAGCTGATTGATCAATACAGCGAGGCGCCGGTGGTGCATGGGGTGATGTCGCGGCAACAAGCCGAGACCGACGCCACCAGTCTCTATGAACAGATGCAATTGCCGGACCCCGACCAGATCGGCTTTCGCTATCCGCATCAGGTCTCGGGCGGGCAGCTGCAACGGGCAATGACGGCGATGGCGATGTCCTGTCGGCCTGACCTGATCATCTTTGATGAACCCACCACGGCGCTGGATGTGACCACTCAGATCGAGGTTCTGGCGGCTATCCGCTCTATCGTCAAAGAGTTCAACACTGCTGCGATCTACATCACCCATGATCTGGCGGTGGTGGCGCAGATGGCGGATCGCATCAAGGTGCTGCTGAAGGGGGAAGAGGTCGAAGAGGCCGATACCCGCACCATGCTGTCCACCCCGCAAGAGGACTATACCAAGTCGCTTTGGGCGGTGCGCAGTTATGCGCGTGCCGAACAGGCGGACACCGACAAGGGCACTCCGGTTGTTTCGGTGCGCAATGTCACCGCCGGCTATGGCGCGACCACAGTGCTGGATGATGTCAGCTTTGACTTCTATCAGGGCCGCACGGTTGCGGTTGTCGGCGAAAGTGGCTCGGGTAAATCGACCGCGGCGCGGGTGATCACTGGTTTGCTGCCGCCTAGCAAGGGTGAGGTGTTGTTTGACAGCAAGGTCATGCCTGCCGATTACCGGTCCCGCCACCGTGATCAGCTGCGTCAGGTGCAGATGATCTATCAGATGGCGGATACCGCGCTGAACCCCAAGCTGCGCCTGCGCGAGCTGATCGGGCGCCCGGCACAGATGTATCTGGGCCTTAAGGGTAAGGCATTGGACGAACGGGTGCGCGAGCTGCTGTCGCTGATCGAGCTGGAGCCGGATCAGTATATCGACCGCTTGCCGTCCGAGTTGTCCGGCGGCCAGAAACAGCGGATCGGTATTGCCCGGGCGCTGGCCGCCGAGCCCAAGTTCATCATCTGTGACGAGGTCACCTCGGCGCTGGATCAGCTGGTGGCCGAGGGTATCCTGCGTCTGCTGGACAACCTGCAGGCCGAGTTCAATCTGGGCTATATGTTCATCACCCATGATCTGGCCACGGTTCGCGCCATTGCCGATGACGTGGTGGTGATGCAGCAGGGTAAGGTGGTGGAACAGGGCCAAAAGGCCGCGATGTTCCAGCCGCCGCATCATCCCTATACGGAACTGCTGCTCAGCTCGGTGCCCGAAATGGACCCGGACTGGCTGTCCAATTTGCTCGAGGCGCGGGCAGAGGCCGGCTGACAAAAAAAGAGGGGCCGCGAGACCCCTCTGAAATACCGATGATTTTGGATTGGGCCTGCCAGTGTGGCAGGCCCAATTGCTTTAATCGACCTGGCGGACAGCGCCCTTGGCGGCGCTGGTGGTCAGCTTGGCATAGGCCTTTAGCGCCGTGGACACCTTGCGCTTGCGCGGTTTGGCTGGGATCCATCCATTTGCATCCAGCACCTTGCGGCGTTCGGCCAGCACATCTTCGCTGACAGCTAGGTGGATCGACCGATTCGGGATGTCGATCTCGATCTTGTCGCCGTGCTCGACCAGACCAATGGTGCCGCCCTCAGCCGCTTCGGGTGAGACGTGGCCGATGGACAGACCCGAGGTGCCGCCCGAGAAACGACCGTCGGTCAACAAGGCGCAATCCTTGCCCAGACCTTTGGATTTCAGGTAGCTGGTCGGATAGAGCATTTCCTGCATGCCGGGGCCGCCGCGCGGACCTTCATAGCGGATCACCACCACATCGCCGACCTTGACCTTGCCGGTCAGGATATCGCTGACCGCGGCGTCCTGGCTTTCGCAGACATAGGCCGAGCCGGTGAATTGCAGGATGCTGGCATCAACGCCGGCGGTTTTCACAATGCAGCCGTCCAGCGCGATATTGCCGAACAGCACTGCCAGGCCACCATCCTGGCTAAAGGCATGTTCCTTGGAGCGGATCACGCCGCCCTTGCGGTCTTTGTCCAGTTCCTTGAAGCGGTTCGACTGGCTGAAGGCCTGGGTGGTGCGCACACCGCCGGGGGCGGCCTTGAACAGTTCCTCGGCCTCGGGGTTGTTGGCCACGGTGATATCCCATTTGCCAATCGCCTCAGCCATAGTGCTGGAATGCACGGTGGCCACTTCGCCGTGCAGTAGACCGGCCCGGTACAGCTCGCCGAGGATCGAGAAGATGCCACCGGCGCGGTGGATGTCCTCCATGTGGACGTTTTCGACGTTGGGCGCGACTTTGCACAGACAGGGCACTTTGCGGCTGAGCCGGTCC from Parasedimentitalea psychrophila harbors:
- a CDS encoding ABC transporter permease; the encoded protein is MSILISIFWFAVAVVGAMALGWLFRAFVVAVSPQRQAQDMRKAPLTASFGLLVILVYVLVAALAPVIAPFGESEVVGGEFLPWDSTYLLGTDNLGRDMLTRMIYGARNTVGIAFTITALAFFVGTVLGLLAAVVGGWLDQVLSRSVDVLMAIPSLIFSLLLLTIFGTSVLSLVLVIATVDATRVFRLARSVAQGIVVMDYIEAARLRGEGKWWLITREILPNAMAPLVAEFGLRFCFVFLAISGLSFLGLGIQPPTADWGGMVRDNATLITFGDLTPFLPAGAIALLTVAVNFVVDWQLHKSSGLKE
- a CDS encoding ABC transporter ATP-binding protein, with product MADQDNTENRLLTIRNLWIEGQSEDKWSPIIKGVDLDLNRGEVLGLIGESGAGKSTLGLAAMGFTRDGCRISDGTVEFDGIDLRHAAPGERRGLLGKRIAYVAQSAAASFNPAHKLIDQYSEAPVVHGVMSRQQAETDATSLYEQMQLPDPDQIGFRYPHQVSGGQLQRAMTAMAMSCRPDLIIFDEPTTALDVTTQIEVLAAIRSIVKEFNTAAIYITHDLAVVAQMADRIKVLLKGEEVEEADTRTMLSTPQEDYTKSLWAVRSYARAEQADTDKGTPVVSVRNVTAGYGATTVLDDVSFDFYQGRTVAVVGESGSGKSTAARVITGLLPPSKGEVLFDSKVMPADYRSRHRDQLRQVQMIYQMADTALNPKLRLRELIGRPAQMYLGLKGKALDERVRELLSLIELEPDQYIDRLPSELSGGQKQRIGIARALAAEPKFIICDEVTSALDQLVAEGILRLLDNLQAEFNLGYMFITHDLATVRAIADDVVVMQQGKVVEQGQKAAMFQPPHHPYTELLLSSVPEMDPDWLSNLLEARAEAG
- the ilvD gene encoding dihydroxy-acid dehydratase, giving the protein MPFYRSRTSTHGRNMAGARGLWRATGMTDSDFGKPIIAIVNSFTQFVPGHVHLKDLGQMVAREVEAAGGVAKEFNTIAVDDGIAMGHDGMLYSLPSREIIADSVEYMVNAHCADAMVCISNCDKITPGMMMAAMRLNIPVIFVSGGPMEAGKIDFEDLDMKKIDLVDAMVAAASETLTDAQVQHIEENACPTCGSCSGMFTANSMNCLAEALGLALPGNGSTLATHSDRKNLFLEAGRKIVDITKRHYEGEEKGLLPRDIASFDAFENAMSVDIAMGGSTNTVLHLLAIAHEGEVDFTMTDMDRLSRKVPCLCKVAPNVENVHMEDIHRAGGIFSILGELYRAGLLHGEVATVHSSTMAEAIGKWDITVANNPEAEELFKAAPGGVRTTQAFSQSNRFKELDKDRKGGVIRSKEHAFSQDGGLAVLFGNIALDGCIVKTAGVDASILQFTGSAYVCESQDAAVSDILTGKVKVGDVVVIRYEGPRGGPGMQEMLYPTSYLKSKGLGKDCALLTDGRFSGGTSGLSIGHVSPEAAEGGTIGLVEHGDKIEIDIPNRSIHLAVSEDVLAERRKVLDANGWIPAKPRKRKVSTALKAYAKLTTSAAKGAVRQVD